The genomic DNA atatataaaataattcttATTAGTGCTTTGTTAACCGTATTGTTGCTACCATTGTAAGCCAGGCAGGATGAATGTGTTCAAAATAGGAAATCAACAATTCTACCACAGGCACTGCCACCCTCTCTACAACAGACTAATAAAATACAGTCAGAACACCATCAGGTTGCCCCTTTCAATGACTACACTGAAGATTCAGTAGTAAAAATCAGCACTTTGAAATTATAAACATGGTCTTGCCTCCTACAAAAAAGTTGATGCTAACTGGTTCACAGCAGACTTTCCAGAAATACTTCTCTAGAAATCAGAACTTCCATCACCTGACTACATGCAGCCAATTTTACCCCTAGGTTTAAAATTCAAATGCAAAGACCCTTGCATGTCTTGaagctgatgacaccaaatctCACTGATCAATAAATGTTTTATCCattaatacatatatatacaaagCTTGCATTACTCTTACATTACAAATTTACAATCaatgcagaaagaaatggaaacgCTAATTTATGGGTAGCTTCACACTGGTAACTGGCACAGTCTAAATGACCTCACTCTGTTTTTTATCTGTCCAAGTATCCACTTGCAACTACAGCTGCAGAATGAGTTGTGAAAATTCACTTCTAATGATTATAATATCAGGACAGCATTATCTAATCAGAACAGATGTGTGAAATCATTTCAAAGTGATGACAGTTATGAAATGTTTTGTACTGTATCAGTGTTTAAACTCTGTGtttaaagttttaaatatacagaattaaAGTAACAGTCCTCACATTGCTAGCAGTTGGGAGCTAATTATAAATATACAGTATTGTAACTATAGACTAGCAAGGGCTTGTTCTAAATGAGGCTGGTAACATACACCATTTCAATGAGAACTGAATTAGGATTTCAGATGAGAAAACTACACTTTGTACATTCTCAGCTGGATCACTTTGCAGACTCCCTTACAACAACTCCTTAAAACATGACCCAACTGGGGCAGCATTAAAAGACAGGAACTGAAGGCAAATAAAGGAGATAAAAATCATGTGGAAGGTCTGTAGCAAATATGTGGAAGAGAGGGTTGTCAGATAGTCAGTTGAAGTTAAACACTGAACAACGGAAGTGAATGACAAGGTCAGACAGGTACCCCAAGAGAAAAACAGGACAATGTTAACAGCTTATCAAGAGCATGAGGTGGGAAATGCAGGCTGATATGTGAATTTGGAGACAACCATGCCTGGGAATTTTTGGAGCACCCTTCTCTTTGACAGCCTGGTGCATTTTGCTGAATAACAGCACGATGACCTGCTGCCACAGAGGGTAACGTGAGCTGGACACGCAGTGCAGATCAGCATGGCGTTACTTAGGCACGGAATGAGACGCTGAACTAAGAACAAGGTGCTGGCTTTCTCCTTGTCCATTTTTTAAGCCCAAGAGAGCTGGCTTTGTATTATGAGATGTGAAAGTGCAGGATGACCATCAGAACTGCTATGACAACATGCAACTACTCCCACTGTCCCTCCCCCCAAAATCTGATCCATCACACTATAGAAGTGATTATTCCCACTGAACCCTTTAGGTAATGGAACTCACAACACCAAGTCATACATGCTTTGCTGatacaaagaggaaaacattaGAATTGTACAATTGCTGGTAAAATTGTATTTAATATCATATTTCAGTAACTGGAAAATAGTTCCAATTCTAAGAAGTTGATGACAGGGAAAGAAGGTCATCACGCTGTCTCATGTATCTGAAGATGACTTAAAAGATCTTTTTCGTTTCCAAACCTCATTAAGCAATCAGTACATTTATGAGGCAAATCTGTTGAATGCCTGAAATCCAAGTGAGTTTTAAGGTCTTCAATCTGTCCCGTTGAATATTCACAGTATTGACACAAATAAATCCCTTCAGATAAATGAGAGCTTAAATGCTTGCAATATTCCAACATACCTGAAAAGCCCTTCCCACAGTCATCACAAACATGAGGGAATATTTTGGTGTGTTCAATAGCCACATGCCTGTTGACGTTTGTGTGCAGCCTGCTCCTAAAGCCGCACACTTGGCACACAAAGAAGTTTTTGCATTTGTCAAAACTGATTTTGTTTATGAGGCTGTACTGTCCACGCTCCTTGTTATGATAGCTGTCGCTCAGCTCGATCAGCCGGCAGGCGTGTTCGTTCACCACGTGGCTGTGCAGATCTTCCGGGTCGTTTGTCTCGTGCTCACAGAACTGACACAAATACTGCTCGTCGCAGCTGTGCTCCTGGAAGTGCAGGTACAGCTCACTGCTGGAGGAGAACTGCATATCACACTGCTCACACCAGTAAAGGTGGTCATTGAAGTGAGTGTCTGCGATGTGCTGACTCAGATTCTCAAATATCACCGTTTTGTAATCGCAGTATTTACAGATGTATGGATCCTCCTCGTGTAGTTTTACGTGCTCGATGAGCTGCATTTTGCTGGAGAAGCTTTCTTTACACACTTTGCAGACATGAGTGTCTGTACATGTCTTATGCTTCAGGATCATGTGCTGCTTTAAATCAGAAAAGTACTTGCTATTAAACTCACAGAGCTCACACTTGTATAAGCCACTGCTGTTGGCCCTCAGCAAAGGCCATTTCTGCTGAGCTGTGATATTCAAAGCCTGGTTCTTCTCAAAGATTTTGCAGGTTTCCAAAGGGATTTCCTCTAGGTCCTCAGCTTCCAGCTTCTCAGGTGACACAGTCTGTGTTTCTATATCGTGAACTTCTACAGCATTCACTTCTGTTGTAGATATTTCTACAGTTTGAATATCCAGAGGCTTCTCTTCTTCTGTAGGGCTGTCACTGAATATAGGTGAATCACACAAGTCTCTGCACATTCCATTGTTACCACCTTTATCTGCAGGAGGAAATAAGAGAATAAATGcaaaagaataataatttaaaaatcccTGCAAAGCACCTGGGTCTGTATTTAACTTTTCAGttagctgcagcagcttccaaaTTCAAGAAGCAGCTGTTTTTCCCCAGCCAGACTATGTTTTAGTTTAACTAACATATAAATAACAAACTACAAAGCCTTCAGTTCAAAGCCACCAGCCATGCTCTCTCCCGGCTTCCCAGCACCTAAGCTGCAAATACACACTGACCTTTACCTTTATCCTTCTTTTTAGGGTCTGTGTAGTGCAACCCCACAGCGCTTGCATGGGAACCGCTCCACTGCGAAGTCCCAGCGTGCACTGGGCTTCCGTCGTCATCCGTGTCCAGGCTTTGCACAGGACTGTGGAACCTCCCTgccaagggaaaagaagaattttGCTGTCATCATTTGTCCACACTAGCATCATCATAGTCCTTTGCTTTAGCCGTAGGGCTTACTTACTATTAGCTTACCCTAGTCGCATAAATGTATCCTTATATACTAACTACATCATAACCTATGTTTAAAAAAGTATCAAGAAGCACCTTAGAAATTGTTTCCATAGGTACAAAAGACAACAAAGTATTTCAAAAGGTCACAACTCTTGCCTTTAAAATTTAAGGAAAAGACACAGGCATTTGAttatactgaaaaaaactcCTTAAAATCCATAAATGAAACttaacatttcaaagaaaatttagaaaaaaatcataactaTTGCTGGacatcacatttttaaaatgtaatactTTCTAAGATTTCTAGAGACTTGCTGGCTAACTTAttagaatggaaagaaaaataaatgtaatcaAAATCCATCCTCACATTTGCTCTGCTAAACTTTACATCCAGTAGTGGATGTTTTATAAAAGAGCATTTTGTGTTCCGTAGGTACGAGTATGGCTCGATGGTAAATTCCATCTGAACTCTTTATTTACATCAGGTTTACAGTACCTAGCTAGCAGATATTTACTTAAAGAGGTCTAATGATTGTTATAAATGGTGCAAAACTGaaggatcatttttttttcatcaccGTTTCTACtttgaaaactgtatttcaaTCATATCAATTAAGCAACCTTCCATCAGTCTAAGGTATATCAGATTACGATCCTCAGAAGTCACCTGCTACGTCTCTTTTACCCTATTTACTCCTATGTCTAGGAGCGTGGCATATTTAGTAAAGAACTGCAGAACAAGGCCCCAAAATGTAGTCTTACCTCTATTTTCTGAAAACTTTATATCTGGCTGTTTCATGGAACAGACGCTGTAGCAGTGGTCTGAAAAAATCCCACTGTTGTCAATGTATTTGCTTGCACCCGAGGAAtctaaaccaaacaaacaaacaagtgaGTTTTAAAGCTGACACACAGATATAACTACAGATATATTTAATGCTCACTATCTTCACTGGACAGCTTTTACTTCTTGTGTTGGGAAAACTCTGTGCTGGTACCATTCCAGTTGCTATCAACTCTCAGTTCTTTCAGCTGCCCTGATGTTTGGAGTACCAGATACAATCATTACCAAATGCTGCTCCCACAGAAGGACACTCCTAAATTTTGAAGAATTCCACCCCTTGTATGTTAGTAGAATCATCTTCATCCTGTAGCTTAAGCAAGTTTCCCCATGTGCAAGGAGTCCAGAACAAACCCATTCAGACGCGCTGACTGAAAGCATATGAAAGGGAGCTTGTGGAGGGGGCACTCAACCAAAGCTTCCCATGCCACTCTTTATCTTACTCATTCTCCCCCTTTTAGCACACATGGTCCCTTCTCATCCAGAAAtccttctgagaaaaaaatacacttgcTGAAATGTACATAACTCAAAGACTAGGCTGACCTGAGTATCGAGAAGGGTGTAGAGTCTTCCTTTTCCGCTTCTTTGGATGTTCATTCATTTTGTATCGTCTGAATTAATTGTGAAGTGAACACATTCAAGCATTAGTCTGGTTTGTATCTTTCACAACTttataaaacagtaaaaaccTTCTGAAAACCCAGATATTAAATACAAAAAGTTTTTTGCTGCTCCccttcctctgctgccagcccaTTTTGTTCCAGTTAAGAACACATTACATGCACACAACTACTGCAGTCTCCTTTCACATTCCCATCCTGCAACAAAAGGAGGTTCACCATAAAGACCGAGAGGTCAGGATTCCAGGCACTCAAGCACTATGAGGCACCTCTAGCACCCTGTTGCCTTTTGTCAAAGACCAGACAGTCTGAGCCAGAGTCCTTCACATAAACTTTTAACATTGAAAAGACTAAGAGAAGTGGTGTTCTCTTACCAAAAATCCTAGACTCTTCAGTATCGGCAAGCAGAACAGCTAAGAAGCTGATGGCTGTACAGCTTTCAAACGTAGTGAATACATCATCTTAAGAAGATTTTCATCTGTAGAGTAACAGcgttttaaaatactttagaaCTTGAGCACAAAATGAAGAGAATCAGATATGCAAACACTACAAAGAATGAACTATGGAAACTGAAGCTAGGAAACAACATAAAAAGCTGATATGAATTTTGTTTTAGGCTACCAAAATAGCTGCAAAGGTAGCTGTGTgagattgttttccttttgtcccTGGTTAGTCAGCTTTTGCTGTACTTCAGAGCTCCTGATAACAGGAACACTAAACAGACAACACTAAAATACTTGAGGTATATACTGTGCAAATAGCTCTGAAGAAGAAAGGGCTGCAGACCTGGCATCTGATGTGATTACTGTAACACTAGAACATGTATAGGCCCAAGACCTTCTAGAGCCAATGCTGTCTACTAGAGGTGAGAGCAGGGAAAAAAGGCTCCTCATGAAGTAAAGACTTTTCTCAGGAAATTAAATAATTGGTCTGAATTCAAATTTTAAgagaacaacacagaaaaaacttttttttcagcattataTCATGGTCTAGAAATATCAAATAGTTTCATCACCTTTTCTAACTGTGAAGGAGGAACCTACACTACATTGACACCAAGATGTACTCCAGTTAGCACGGCTCAATCTTTCCCTCGCGGCCGACCCCGCAGGACAGTCACGCCTGCCTTCTGCAGCGGCTGCCCCCGCGGCCATGGGATAAAGCTCACACAGGCCCTAAAAACGGCTCTCCTCGGTTCCCCCCGCCGAGCCGGCCGCGGCCCGTGCGGAGGCCGGAGCCGAGGGCCGCAGCGGGAAAGCACGAACAACGGCGCGGCAAACACGCCGCTCCGCCCCACACCCGCCCCCGAGGCGGCGGCCGGGAAGCCGCAGGCGGCGGCGAGGCGCGGAGCCGGGGGCAGGGGCGAGGCCGCGGCCACGCTGCCGAATGCGGGAGAGGGCCCGGCCCCGGGCCGCCGCCGGGGAGCGCCGcaggcccggccccgcctcagCGCGGGCAGCGGCGCGCGGGGCCGAGGGCGCCGCGGAGCGTGAGTCATTTGTCACTCCGTGCGCGGCGCACGAGGGGCGGCGGGCGCGCCCCGAGCCCCGGGGCGGCGGGCTCGCGTTTCAAATGGCGCCGAGGCGCCGGCTAAGATGGGCGCGGGTGCGGGGCGGCGGTCAGCGGCGCGCGGGCCGCGCCCGGCGGGGCGAAAGACTGGAGGAAGGCGGGCGCGGGCCGAGCCACGGGGCGCTCCGGGCGCTGCCGGCGGCCGCTCCCCTCCTGCCGCGCCGCCGGGACTCACCTTGGGCTCCGCGCCCGGccccgggccgccgccgcctccggaCGCGGCGCTCCCCGCCGGCGAAGTGGCGGGGCGGGCCGCGCCGCAGCTGCCCCCacggcgccccctggcggccgcGCCCCTGCCTCCCGACCCTCGCCGACGCCATAGCAACGGGGGGGTCGGAAAATTAACCTTTAattcttcatttcatttcttcagCGCGGGCAGCACCTGGCCTAATTTTAGAAAGGGCCCGTGGGTGCCATCACCATACGAAAGTTACTATTTCACACAAGGGACACTGTCGTGTCAGAGACAGAACCTTGTAATGCACAAACTCACATTTTGTATCAAGATAGAAGCTGCTTCTTGCAGCTGCTGTATAGGAAAATCAATAAGCAACTTTCTCCTTTTCACCATTTTCCATGTTAACAATCACAAAAGAATCCCCCTTCTTGGTAACTTCATCTTTACTTTTCTCTAGCATAAGAAAGAAcaatcagttttatttctccacAAAGCAGAATATTTCAAACAGGATCTTATTATTGTGGAAAATGAgtaatttattttgaagaattGATGGAGAACACAGCAATCAGTTTGAGGACTTAAAACACATCATGCAATTTTACCAAGCATTTAATTCATTGAACTATTCTGCTGTGGCCTCGCTTGAAGTTTTTTAAGATCAAGTATTAAGATCTTAAGTATTTTACAACCAAGCTTTCAATTAGCTAAGAATTCACAACATCCCTGGTTGTGTTGTCCCAGTGGtcagtaaaaaagaaattatactCTGTTTTATTCATTAGCTAGAAGTTGAGACTGGAGTTACTTCTGTATATAAAACCCTTCTTACAGCCTTTGTCCTGAAAGTGGCCAACAAATCTTTAAGGTGATGCAGTTTGGTTAGAGATACTCAGAAACAGCTTAATCCTATGATCACACAGCAGCTTTGATGGCAAGTGGCATGAATATAAAGGTATCCTCTTAAAAACACACTGCTGAGCCCTCAGAAATTCAATCGATGTGGTATCTATTATCTCCTGAGATGAATtaccaaccaaacaaaatcctGTCATCTCAGTTCAGTTTGTGCTGTGCTGTTTATTCCAGCCATAGGAGCCGAGGTTGCTCCATGAGAGTTTGTGTTAAAGTTCTCACAAATTTGCTATAGGCACCCAAATGGGTGGGTGCCAACCTATTTCTTCCTGTATTCAATAATGTTTTCTGTGTAAATATTCCCCAAAAAAGTGCTTTCCCAAGTTCCCAGAGGAGGGCAGCAATGAGAACTTAAAAATTCAATTTgccaagggaaaggaaaaacaaacacaaacaaaacaaacccttcGCTTTGAATTTAGTCCTGCTAAGACAAACTTAGGCTAAACAAAGCATAATACATCTGTACCTTTTAATTGATGATTTCTTCTCCACACAAAGCAGTGCAGCCCAACAACACCTACATCAgacaaaaagacaagaaaaacatcTGAGAAGGATCCCCTTTGAAGCCACAGATCCAGTTCAAAGTCACAGGCATCAAACAGTCATATCAAAGCTTTGGAAAGAAAGTCTCATTTTTCTAAGTCATGACATGCTTGGGATGTTAAGGGAGCTCTGGGTCAGGTTTTAATCATTCAGAACCCATTCCaactggaaagagagaaaagcctGTGTGATAGTCACCTGATTGTTTCAACAGGCAACACAAATGATGTTAATTTCAATTTGCAGATGTATTTTTATGGAAGAATAAACCCTTTCTTCAATAAATACAGTAAGTACAGCTCATTATGAACTTTTCAGAAGGTATATTTGTGAGAAAGGACATATAGGAGGTTATCCGAGGCACCTGGTCTAGCATCAGTTTTCTTGCACTTTTGTTACATGTTCACATTTTGGATCAAGTCCTTCTAATGCAGCTTGGAAAACAGACTGACTTCTGAGCATAAAATCAGGAGGGCTGATTGAGATTCCATGCTAAAGCAAACTGCCCCAATTACAAATCATTCTTTTGTTTCACCAGCATTATTTTGcaagttttctgtatttttgacACTACAGGGATCCAGATTTACAGACTTTACTGCCTCTCCCACCAAATAATCACACCATGGTAATGGCAATGAAGTGTAAAATTTGCATTTGAACAAGAACTGATGATCTCCTTACCCCGAGCCATCTCCTGTGCATTTAAAACAACCCATAACCATTTATTTCATAGTTATTACGCTGTAACAAACAGAAGTCTAATCTCTTCAGTAGGTCAGTAACCTGAACTACTTCAAAAAGTAGTTTCATCACTAGTTTCATATGCTCTCTCCAGACCAGAGGTCAGCTTAAGCATCAAATTAAGCGTAAGAGTAACAATGTCCACCTTTTGTGATGGAGTCTGATCCAATGCTGATGGAGCACCTGCTGGAATCTAACTCTTCAAAGCTACACAGTGGGCATCTGAAACAGAATTGACCAGTGTACAAAGTTTAAAGCTTACTGGGGACAAAGATGTTTAGAAGTGACCTGATTAAAAAACCCTGACACTTCTGTCATCCTTccaagaaagtaaaattttcacAACAATCTGTTGGCAACTGAAGTCCAAAGTAGACTAACGTGCCCACAGAAGCAATTCCATCACAGCCCCATGCTCTTATACTTGTTGCCAAGAAAGTTTTCAAATATGTTACTCCCTCTTTCAAAAATTAGTATTGGATACAAAAATACTTGGTTTAGTTGAAGTATTTTGCTTTGGTAATGAAAGCatgaaggatatttttttaaagcaaaccaTTTTGATTTAGCAGGGAGACTTGAAAACCATCCAGATCAAACTGTTCAGTGACATCTGCTCTCTTATCACAACCTTTACTTTCCACATCTGAAAAGAGCTACTTCTGAGAATCGACATGCACAAGAATGAATGCCACATGCATCTAGGACATCCCACCTGTAAACGATGCAAATTCCATTTCTGTTCCCCCCTAACTGAGGTTCACaatttctgtctcctttcttccagccttttttgaaagcagagctgcaacACCAAATCACACATCCAGGACTGAAGATTCTTTAAATTCTCACTTCAGAATTCACAAGTGTACCAACCACATTCTTTTAATTGTTAGTATATACATTGACACTCAAaagtgtgaaaaaaacaaacaaaatatttttgtttaataaacACCATGTGATACAGAGcacaaagataaataaaaagcagaCTTTGTACAGTTTCCCATGAACATGAACTACAATAAGTATCATAGGCCAAACTTTTGTTACTTGAGTAGcacagaagaggggaaaaaagggttgtgggttgttttgtttcttcaaaaaGTACTGCAAGACTATTCTCAGTATGACAATACATGCATCTTGCTGCATCTTATGTTTTGGCCCATTATTACTAAAAATGTCTTGCTTTCTAACTACATTACCACAGAATGACATACACATGGCAACagttccccctccccccaaaaataGTGGTTATTTCAAAGATAATTGTCTCATTTGTAAAAGGTATTTCAAACGCTGGTGGGTGTTTATACTCTCCTTTTGATGCAGACATGTAACTGCTGCCAGCTTCAACAAAGTTACATAAAAGCATCATGAGATTCCACCCTCCTGGGCTCTATTTATCCGAAATGCCAGCAGGATGCTAGGCTGCCTTAGGAAGAGCATTAACTGGTAAGAAAGATGAGACTTCATCCCACCCCTCtattcagcactggtgaggccctCTCTGGAGTGCTGGGgcctgtgctgggctccccagtatGAGCCAGACACGGATATACTAGAATGGGTCCAGTGAAGGGCCATTAAGATGAGGGATAGGAGAAGAGGTTTAGAGAGGCAGGATTGTTTAGCCTGGTGAAGAGAAAGCTCAAGGGGCATCTTGTCAATGTACATACACACTTGACGGAGAAGAATAAAGATGACAGGCAAGGCTTTTCTCAGTGCTGCCCACTGAAAGGCCATCAggcaatgaaatattttaaaaaataatatgaacattaagaaaaaaacccttttactGTGGACTCTTCTTTCTTGGACTCTAAACACCCCTGGACAATGTCCTGGGCAACCCACTCTAACTGATTCTGCTTTGAACAAGGTCGTTGGACTAGATCTCCAAAGGTTTTTGCCAACCTCAATGACTCCCTGCGGCTGAAAATTCTGGCAATTGAGATGCCAGTTGCAATGACAACAATGCTTTCAAAATTTCAAGCCTGAGAATCCAGCACATCAGACTGCAGccatatgtatttttaaatccttttctcCACTGTGAAAGAGGTCTTTGACAGTGTATGTGGATATTCACAATTAAACAACTTAGAGGTGTGAGGCAAGGAGAAAGGATGACACTCCCAGATGATGAATTATACTTTTATCTTCACAAGGAAAGATGAAGAATTTGGACCACAGTGGCTCTAAGACAACAGGGAGGATTTGtcacttccttttcttccccctgcCTCAAATGAAACAAGACAACTTCAGACAGCCTGGGGCAGTTAATTCAAGACACAGAACAGTATTAATAAAGCCTGGAAATGGATTTGAAGTAGTTAAACGGAAGAAACAAGGCAGAATGAGATTGCAGCTATGGATATCCACGTTTTGGCTCTCGAGGATTAACTGAACTACAACAAACACGAAACAGCTGCTTCTTGAATTAGGTTTTCTATTATTTCAGCAATACCATTAAATCAGGTTTAACTGTGATTAGTTTTATTACTGGAACTAGTTCCCAACAAAACTGATGCAGTTACACTGAACTAAATGGTTCGTAAACCAGTTTAATAGCTACTGGAGATCTGGCACTAGACTTTCAGAGAGAGTCAAGATAGAATAGTATATTTTTGGCCTTCCTTGTGCTGAAGGAATATTGCATCACATACAGAAGTGACAGTAAGGACACTTAAACCTGACACATTTATACAAACCAAGGGGGACACTAGCTTCAAAGTACAGGCAGAGCATTGCTTCAATTGATTCAATTGACACTAATATTTTACGTTGTTCTTTATGTTGTTTCATGTCTCTTCagtggagagggaagggaagagagagggacagaggaaTCAGCCTCTGGTTTGGAGTCAGGAGTGCTAACCCAGTAAGACCTCATACTTTTAAGAGTTTATCCCATAAAGCTCACTAGTCAAGAATACTGTATTGCAAGTTAAGAACAACTATTTTTCCTGAGTGTGGGTTCAACAGGTCTTAATCTgtgaaagaagaagaagaggaaacattTAAACTAGCAAGCAGCAAAAATCCTGGAAGCCTCAAGAATGAAAGTAACTACAGGCAAGATTACAGTAGTTAGAAATTGGAGAGCTTGAAAGGCTAGATAACAGACTATTTCGAAGCAGAATTGTCAAGTGTTTAACTGAGTTGCTAGTAAACATTCCTCTCATTAAGAAAACACCTTTCATGCTGAATAAGTCATCTGGAACTTTATTATACATATAATCTAATTCTGATTTCATATGCTGTTGTGAACCTAGAGTAATTCTGATGAAGTCAATGTAATATCAGCATAAAGTGAAATCAGAATTgctcaacaaaaaaaaaaaaaggaaaaatatcacaGCACCTATAGACTGAGACAGTGTATGCAGATAGTTTTTGGTTGGCTTCCCTTCATTCATAGATGTAAAAAGTGAAGTCCCCGCAAAACCCATCGCACTGCAGGGGTGGTGAGCTACACATTTTGGACAGATAGAGCCTTACCTAAACTGAGACATCtttcagcacaaaaaaaaagatacaaattcATTATTTGTACGAAACATGTATTGCAAAATTCAATTGGGATTCAACAATCCGCAACAACATCCACAGctatatcattaaaaaaaaaacaaacccaaaaacaagTGTGGTTCTTCTTCCATTCAagtaaaacaagagaaagaagttaaaggaaaaaaattaaatcttagAAGCAGCAAGTTACAATTCTTTCTGTAATACCACACCATTTTCATTAACTTGAAGCATTTTCAAGATGTCAAAGACATCAACAAAATAGTGATTTCAAGTGGCATTTTtgatatttgttttctgaatgggTCCAGCCCAGGTCTGCAACCTGTACAGACAAGCAAAACAGGAGAACTCACAATTATTATTAAGAACAGACATTGGAACATGCCAGTTATAAAAtgacaaagcaaagaaaatatcttccaATTGTCAACAAATGTGGGCTACTGACCACTGAAGGGCATTTAATATTTCACATCAAAGAAAGTTggacaaaaccaacaaacaaccCTCTGAACTACCAACAGCAGGGTCATCACATACAAAGTTTTCTACAAGCTTGGTAATTTTTTGCCCTTAATATGCTGCCTTATATCTTCTCCACAAGATGCCAAACCACTAacaattttggttttattgaaatgctttttattttagaaatgatACTGAAAGCCTTTTTTTACCTATGAATAAACCCCACTAATGCACCCTTCcagaacagaaaatgtgcaTATGTAAGTTAGTACAGGTactttttctgctgcctttagGGAAGCAAAGAACATACTTTTAAGAAAAACTAATCATCAGCAGCCTGTTCTGTCATTAAATCAAACAGTTTCACAGTTGAAAAAGCTACTGTTTTTCAATTTGTACTTCACTAAATCACCATTTCCTAATGCTTCGTAATACAACATATGGCCCGACCCTGGGCTCCTTGCTCTAGTAGTACTACCAAGAAAATTCTGCAAAAGTAAGGTGTTTGGATTCAATTCATGCTCAAAATAAGCTACTTAGTGTTTTCTGCAGCTGATTCTCAGAATTAAGGGAATATTTTCCAAATCTCTGTGAATTAGGaac from Colius striatus isolate bColStr4 chromosome 12, bColStr4.1.hap1, whole genome shotgun sequence includes the following:
- the ZNF639 gene encoding zinc finger protein 639 isoform X1, with the protein product MNEHPKKRKRKTLHPSRYSDSSGASKYIDNSGIFSDHCYSVCSMKQPDIKFSENRGRFHSPVQSLDTDDDGSPVHAGTSQWSGSHASAVGLHYTDPKKKDKGKDKGGNNGMCRDLCDSPIFSDSPTEEEKPLDIQTVEISTTEVNAVEVHDIETQTVSPEKLEAEDLEEIPLETCKIFEKNQALNITAQQKWPLLRANSSGLYKCELCEFNSKYFSDLKQHMILKHKTCTDTHVCKVCKESFSSKMQLIEHVKLHEEDPYICKYCDYKTVIFENLSQHIADTHFNDHLYWCEQCDMQFSSSSELYLHFQEHSCDEQYLCQFCEHETNDPEDLHSHVVNEHACRLIELSDSYHNKERGQYSLINKISFDKCKNFFVCQVCGFRSRLHTNVNRHVAIEHTKIFPHVCDDCGKGFSGMLEYCKHLSSHLSEGIYLCQYCEYSTGQIEDLKTHLDFRHSTDLPHKCTDCLMRFGNEKDLLSHLQIHETA
- the ZNF639 gene encoding zinc finger protein 639 isoform X2 — protein: MNEHPKKRKRKTLHPSRYSDSSGASKYIDNSGIFSDHCYSVCSMKQPDIKFSENRGRFHSPVQSLDTDDDGSPVHAGTSQWSGSHASAVGLHYTDPKKKDKDKGGNNGMCRDLCDSPIFSDSPTEEEKPLDIQTVEISTTEVNAVEVHDIETQTVSPEKLEAEDLEEIPLETCKIFEKNQALNITAQQKWPLLRANSSGLYKCELCEFNSKYFSDLKQHMILKHKTCTDTHVCKVCKESFSSKMQLIEHVKLHEEDPYICKYCDYKTVIFENLSQHIADTHFNDHLYWCEQCDMQFSSSSELYLHFQEHSCDEQYLCQFCEHETNDPEDLHSHVVNEHACRLIELSDSYHNKERGQYSLINKISFDKCKNFFVCQVCGFRSRLHTNVNRHVAIEHTKIFPHVCDDCGKGFSGMLEYCKHLSSHLSEGIYLCQYCEYSTGQIEDLKTHLDFRHSTDLPHKCTDCLMRFGNEKDLLSHLQIHETA